A window from Anaeromusa acidaminophila DSM 3853 encodes these proteins:
- the trmFO gene encoding methylenetetrahydrofolate--tRNA-(uracil(54)-C(5))-methyltransferase (FADH(2)-oxidizing) TrmFO, which produces MKEVVVIGAGLAGSEAAWQIAQAGVRVRLYEMRPSVPSPAHSTPWFAELVCSNSLRAAAVENAVGLLKEEMRQLNSLILQQADAWRLPAGGALAVDREGFSRSITEAIRQHPLITVVEEEVKTLPVQAEVAVIASGPLTAPALSEEIQRFAGAESLYFYDAAAPIVQADSLNMEKIYRASRYDKGDADYLNCPMEKEEYEAFWQALTQAETAPVREFEKTIFFEGCMPVEAMAARGIDTLRFGPLKPVGLPRPDTGRIPYAVVQLRQDNIAGTLYNLVGFQTHLRWPEQERVFRMIPGLEQAQFVRFGVMHRNTFINSPKVLLPTMQAKERPNWLFAGQLTGVEGYVESAAAGLVAGINAARLVKGKEPLQFPRESAHGALCHYITHAESKHFQPMNINFGLLPPLEERIRDKKIKNQQIAQRALICIKKLKEKYDNILA; this is translated from the coding sequence ATGAAAGAAGTTGTAGTAATTGGCGCTGGCCTAGCTGGAAGCGAGGCCGCTTGGCAAATTGCACAGGCAGGCGTTCGGGTGCGGTTGTATGAAATGAGACCGTCTGTGCCCAGCCCGGCTCACAGCACGCCTTGGTTTGCGGAACTTGTTTGCAGCAATTCTTTGCGTGCGGCAGCTGTGGAAAATGCAGTGGGACTGCTAAAGGAGGAAATGCGTCAACTGAATTCTTTGATTTTGCAGCAAGCTGATGCTTGGCGCCTGCCTGCTGGCGGAGCGCTGGCTGTAGACCGAGAGGGATTCAGCCGCAGCATTACCGAAGCGATTCGACAGCATCCTTTAATTACAGTGGTTGAAGAGGAAGTCAAGACGTTACCTGTACAGGCGGAGGTGGCGGTAATAGCTTCAGGGCCGTTGACGGCTCCGGCTTTGTCCGAAGAAATCCAGCGGTTTGCTGGCGCGGAGTCATTATATTTTTATGATGCGGCAGCGCCGATTGTGCAGGCGGATTCTTTGAATATGGAAAAAATTTACCGGGCATCTCGCTATGATAAGGGAGATGCGGATTATCTGAATTGCCCTATGGAAAAAGAGGAGTACGAGGCGTTTTGGCAGGCCCTGACCCAGGCGGAAACAGCTCCTGTGCGCGAGTTTGAGAAAACAATCTTTTTTGAAGGTTGTATGCCTGTAGAGGCTATGGCGGCTAGAGGCATAGATACGTTGCGTTTTGGACCACTCAAGCCGGTTGGACTGCCGCGGCCTGACACGGGGCGCATTCCATATGCGGTAGTGCAGCTGCGTCAGGACAATATTGCAGGCACTCTATACAATCTGGTGGGTTTTCAAACACATTTGCGTTGGCCGGAGCAAGAACGGGTCTTTCGAATGATTCCCGGTCTGGAGCAGGCCCAGTTTGTGCGCTTTGGCGTCATGCATCGCAATACTTTTATTAATTCGCCTAAAGTTCTTTTGCCAACAATGCAGGCTAAAGAACGTCCCAATTGGTTATTTGCCGGTCAGTTGACTGGCGTTGAAGGCTATGTAGAATCAGCGGCGGCCGGACTTGTGGCAGGAATTAATGCAGCCCGATTGGTTAAAGGGAAGGAGCCGCTGCAATTTCCGAGGGAGTCAGCACATGGCGCCTTGTGCCATTATATTACTCACGCGGAAAGCAAGCATTTCCAACCGATGAATATTAATTTTGGTTTATTGCCTCCGTTAGAAGAAAGAATTCGGGATAAAAAAATCAAAAACCAGCAAATTGCACAACGTGCTTTAATTTGCATTAAAAAATTAAAAGAAAAATATGACAATATTCTTGCGTGA
- the flgB gene encoding flagellar basal body rod protein FlgB, with translation MLEAIISPRRVAIMEGALQAASTRQRVISNNVANVNTPGFKKSDVVFESLLRDQLGDGKRLQMSRTNEKHYPQATGAVPKAQVQVQKDTSIRIDGNNVDIDAEMAGMAKNSIYYQAVALDIGRYFTSLKSVIKGGAS, from the coding sequence GTGTTGGAGGCTATTATTTCGCCCCGACGGGTGGCGATTATGGAAGGGGCTTTACAAGCGGCCAGCACGCGGCAACGCGTGATCAGCAACAATGTGGCCAATGTAAATACGCCCGGGTTTAAAAAAAGCGATGTAGTGTTTGAGTCCTTGTTACGAGATCAGCTTGGAGATGGTAAACGGTTGCAAATGTCGCGTACCAACGAAAAGCATTATCCTCAGGCGACCGGTGCCGTTCCGAAAGCCCAAGTGCAAGTTCAAAAGGATACGTCCATTCGCATTGATGGGAATAACGTAGATATTGATGCGGAAATGGCCGGTATGGCAAAAAACAGTATTTACTATCAAGCGGTAGCCCTGGATATCGGACGCTATTTTACTTCACTTAAAAGTGTGATTAAGGGAGGAGCAAGCTAA
- the flgC gene encoding flagellar basal body rod protein FlgC, giving the protein MSLFSAIDAAGSGLTAERLRMDVISNNLANVNSTRTVAGGPYRRQVVVFAPREGEQSFGRVLQKEMGSNTEGVRAVGITEDASPFRTVYEPQHPDADANGYVRMPNVNVVAEMVDMITATRAYEANATSINTAKTMMTKALEIGK; this is encoded by the coding sequence ATGAGTTTGTTTTCGGCAATTGATGCGGCGGGATCAGGCTTGACGGCAGAACGGCTGCGGATGGATGTGATTTCCAATAACTTGGCTAATGTCAATTCCACCCGTACAGTTGCAGGCGGTCCTTATCGTCGGCAAGTGGTTGTTTTTGCGCCAAGAGAAGGAGAACAGTCCTTTGGCAGGGTGTTGCAAAAAGAAATGGGAAGCAATACGGAAGGTGTGCGTGCTGTTGGAATTACAGAAGACGCTAGTCCTTTTCGAACCGTTTATGAACCGCAACATCCGGATGCAGATGCAAATGGCTATGTCCGAATGCCTAACGTGAATGTTGTTGCGGAAATGGTGGATATGATTACAGCCACCAGGGCATACGAAGCAAATGCAACTTCGATTAATACTGCAAAAACTATGATGACCAAGGCTTTGGAAATCGGTAAATAA
- the fliE gene encoding flagellar hook-basal body complex protein FliE, with protein sequence MRIEPISLVKAPLALTEAAKPQAAAIDGESFQQFFTNALGEVNKLQLNSQSLSVKMAAGEIQDLSEVTVAAEKANVALQLTMQIRNKALDAYQEVMRMTV encoded by the coding sequence ATGCGAATTGAACCCATATCGCTGGTAAAAGCTCCACTGGCTTTAACGGAAGCGGCAAAGCCGCAGGCGGCTGCTATTGACGGAGAGTCCTTTCAACAGTTTTTTACTAATGCGCTAGGAGAAGTAAATAAATTACAGCTTAATTCACAAAGTCTGTCGGTAAAAATGGCTGCCGGAGAGATTCAGGATCTTTCTGAAGTCACAGTTGCCGCTGAAAAAGCCAATGTAGCCTTGCAACTGACTATGCAAATTCGGAACAAGGCTCTTGACGCGTATCAAGAAGTCATGCGCATGACGGTATAA
- the codY gene encoding GTP-sensing pleiotropic transcriptional regulator CodY — MGSLLERTRKINKLLQKSEKVDYFDMSQVLSSVLKANVYIVSREGGVLGYALMDDFECEVMRDKVLSQRQFPETYVEWLLRVNETSPNLSLEKGLCSFNQATECMFSGKYTTVIPIYGVGERIGTLIVAKFEVTFEDDDLVLGEYGSTVVGMEMLRDRSEKIEDEARKKATVQVALGTLSYSELEAVMHILNELEGNEGLLVASKIADRVGITRSVIVNALRKFESAGVIESKSLGMKGTYIKVLNDLLIDELKKLKK; from the coding sequence ATGGGATCCTTGTTAGAACGGACTCGTAAAATCAACAAACTACTGCAAAAGTCGGAAAAAGTGGATTACTTTGATATGTCTCAGGTTTTAAGCTCGGTTTTAAAAGCCAATGTGTATATTGTCAGCCGTGAAGGCGGCGTGCTCGGGTATGCACTGATGGACGATTTTGAATGTGAAGTAATGCGAGATAAAGTTCTTTCACAACGACAGTTCCCGGAAACATATGTGGAATGGTTGCTGCGGGTGAATGAAACTTCACCGAATTTGAGTCTGGAAAAAGGCTTGTGCTCTTTTAATCAAGCAACAGAATGTATGTTTTCTGGAAAATATACCACGGTTATTCCTATTTATGGCGTTGGCGAGCGGATTGGCACCTTGATTGTCGCTAAGTTTGAAGTGACTTTTGAAGATGACGACTTGGTGCTTGGCGAATATGGCTCAACAGTTGTCGGGATGGAAATGCTGCGTGACCGTAGCGAAAAAATTGAAGATGAGGCAAGAAAAAAAGCAACCGTACAGGTCGCGTTGGGAACTCTTTCTTATTCGGAATTGGAAGCGGTTATGCATATTCTTAACGAGCTTGAAGGAAATGAAGGCTTATTAGTTGCCAGCAAGATAGCTGATCGCGTTGGTATCACCCGCTCGGTTATTGTCAATGCTTTACGGAAATTCGAAAGTGCTGGCGTTATTGAATCTAAGTCGCTGGGTATGAAGGGGACTTATATCAAAGTGTTGAATGATCTTTTGATCGACGAATTGAAAAAACTGAAAAAATAA